ACCTGCACCCTATCGATCACTCCATCAGGGAATGGGACCGGTTGCTGCGACTTGGTCAGATCCACCGGAGCGGTATCGAATAGCTCACATGGGTCGGTCACTGTTCCGCAGTCCACGGTAGCGATCCAACCCTGTTCGATCACGCTCGCATCGCTATCGAATACGATGGTCAGACACCCGTTGCTCGCGGTGAACATATCCCCTGCTTGCAAGAGACTGGTCGTATCCGAAGGAATTCCTCCGTCACCGTCCAATTCTCCACATAGGGTCTGGGCCAATACAGGAGAACTCGTATCCGGACCGTCATAGATCGTCAAGAAATCCCAGCATCCATCCTGGATTCCCACACCTACAGTATTCACCTCGATATCTACGAGGGTGAAGGTGATAGAGACATTGGCCCCCGGATTATCCGGGCATATGTTGTAAGTGATCAGTTCATTGTCCTGATAGGTTCCGGTCGTGTTACCGGAATCGGTGAATGGATCTCCCTCACAATAGCTTTGCTGAGTATTGAATGAACCGAACACCCAGGCGCTGTTATCCACTCCATTCGGACAGTTGGACCTCACGTAGTAGTCATAGGATGAGTTGGATTCCAATCCAGAGATGGTATAGCTGGTGGTATTCAGACCAGGTACTACAGTGCCATTTCCTTGGATGAATCCGGCTGGACCGTACTCGATATCCCAACTCGTGGACTGCCCATTCTCATTCCAGGAGACTGTGGCCTCAGTGGTTTCTGCAGTGGCGGTGAGATCAGAGGGTTCTGCACAGGCCGGTGGAGGAGTACACTCCATGGAGAGAACGAAGTTTCCTTCAGAGCCTGAGTAGCCATGTACCAATATGAAGTACTCCACTCCTACCTGCGTATCGAAATCCAGCAAGGAGGAGAATCCAGAACATTGACTGGTGAAATCATCTATCCCTGCAACGCAGGTCAATGAAGCACAATCACCCGAATAGACTCTGAGCTTGGTGTCATAATCCGTACTACCGGGAGTGATCCCTCCATCGTTACAGGTAGAGAGTTGTATCGCGTCCCCTGTACTTCCAGCAGGAGCTGAAGGATTGTCCGAGTTCTGTCCGGTAAAGCGATACCATACGCCTCCTCCTGTGCCGGCAGATGTCCCACAAAAGCCGGGATCGGGAGACTCCACGTTGGCCCCGATGGTGGTGCCGCTCACTGTACCACCGCAGGCGATTGGCAGGGCTCCACTGCACTCATCGTTACAAATAGCGCTCTCGGTCACACCGGCAATGGTCTGGTCGCAATAGGCAAAGCCTGTGTGCTCTATCGTGATAGCGACTTCTTGCCCGAGTGGGTAATTTCCTAGAGAGTGTTCTCCCACTCCATAATTCCCGATGAAGGTGGCGGTGCCATCCACGGTGGTGAATACATCGTAATCCGGTGCATCGCCATCGTCACCGATAACAATGGTGATGTCGAATATGCCATTATCACAATCCGGAGTAGTGGTCACAGCCACTGTAGGAGCCGTGCAGCAGGAAGTGCCGTCAGCGGTGATGCCGGAGATAGCTCGGTTACAGGCCGGATCTCCAGGATACTCGACCAGCACATCCACAAATGAACCGATGGCATAGGTCCCGATAGCCAGATCACCGGGTGCCACCAAAGGATAGAAGGTGGTGTCGGTCTCCGAAAAGACGGTCACATTATAGAAGGTGGTATCGCCATCAGCACCGATATTGATCGATGCATCGAATTCACCGGTGCTGCAGTTCTCTACTACCGAAGAAGTGACGGTAGGTGCCGTACAATTCAAAGCGGAGAAGGAATACGCTGCAATACGCGTAGACCAATCGCTGCTCGGGTTGTAATTGCTTGTCCCCCAGAAGGTGATCCCATCTGTAGGATCGACATCCAGTGAATTATAGTCCCCATAGCGGTTGCTTCCATTGGAACCGCTTCCCTCCACG
The Flavobacteriales bacterium DNA segment above includes these coding regions:
- a CDS encoding T9SS type A sorting domain-containing protein, producing the protein YSPDTDSRFMAGIAMNEVGDISLFYNVTSSSTFPGIRYTGRLANDPLGQMTLAEVSIVEGSGSNGSNRYGDYNSLDVDPTDGITFWGTSNYNPSSDWSTRIAAYSFSALNCTAPTVTSSVVENCSTGEFDASINIGADGDTTFYNVTVFSETDTTFYPLVAPGDLAIGTYAIGSFVDVLVEYPGDPACNRAISGITADGTSCCTAPTVAVTTTPDCDNGIFDITIVIGDDGDAPDYDVFTTVDGTATFIGNYGVGEHSLGNYPLGQEVAITIEHTGFAYCDQTIAGVTESAICNDECSGALPIACGGTVSGTTIGANVESPDPGFCGTSAGTGGGVWYRFTGQNSDNPSAPAGSTGDAIQLSTCNDGGITPGSTDYDTKLRVYSGDCASLTCVAGIDDFTSQCSGFSSLLDFDTQVGVEYFILVHGYSGSEGNFVLSMECTPPPACAEPSDLTATAETTEATVSWNENGQSTSWDIEYGPAGFIQGNGTVVPGLNTTSYTISGLESNSSYDYYVRSNCPNGVDNSAWVFGSFNTQQSYCEGDPFTDSGNTTGTYQDNELITYNICPDNPGANVSITFTLVDIEVNTVGVGIQDGCWDFLTIYDGPDTSSPVLAQTLCGELDGDGGIPSDTTSLLQAGDMFTASNGCLTIVFDSDASVIEQGWIATVDCGTVTDPCELFDTAPVDLTKSQQPVPFPDGVIDRVQVKFYKDSPQVRYTAEDNAALDIEFWPIRDLVTNTPITNGDTSVIADRVKPGQDFFKWPVKFQRPDIEPNTRYRWRVRTKCQEGDFRVSPWSEEKIFNTPDFDPETGIYTPPPGMFDESSDIKSLVSDAELAVYPNPNDGQAITLDLDIEHVSTAMAYVRIVDLSGKLIHAELISMKEASRGMELTFQSDLVTGMYFISVEVDEQIYREKFVVK